The stretch of DNA CTTCCCGAATCCGCCCGCCAAGGTCGCCTACCAGCTCCCCTGCCATCTCAAGGCCCAGAACATGGGCACCAAGTCCGCCGACGTGCTCCGTCTCACCGGGGCCACCGTGGAGACCATCGAGAAGTGCTCGGCCGTGGATGGAACCTGGGGAATGAAGAAGGAGTACTTCGCGCTGTCCATGAAGCTGGCCCAGCCGCTCTTCACGGCCGTACGCGAAGCCCGCGCCGATCGCGTGGCCACCGACTGCCCGCTCGCCGCCCTCCAGATCAGGCAGGGCACCGGCGTGGAGGCCCGCCATCCGATCCGCATCCTCGCCGAGGCCTACGGACTCGAAGTTTGATTTTCGAGCTGAGACGCTGCCGACGAGCCGCAGGCGAGGAGAGCGGCGATCGAAATCACCGAGAAGGACCAGATCCAGTCCGTCCTCGATCGCTTCATGGGCATCGACGTGGGGCCCACTGTGGCCCCGACGGTGGCCGAGCTGCTCCGGGATCTCAGAGGCTGACGCACCAAGGCCGGAGGGGACTATGTCCCCTCCGGCCTGTGCGTGCGGTCGAAGTCCCCTACTTGCCCAGCACCACGAAGAGCAGATAGAAGACGACGGAGAGGATGAAGCCGAACCAGAGGGTGCCCTTGACGGTGGCGAGGGGCTTGGCGGCGCCTTTGCCCGGCGTGCCCGTGAGGGCATTGATCTCGACCAGGGCCATCACGATGAGGGTCAGGGCCCAGAATATCGCGCCCGAGCTGGGCATGGGCAGGGGCAGATGGCTGGCCGAGCCCATGAAGAAGAGCATGGGAATGGAGAAGGCGACATTGGTGCGTGAGGCGAGGCCGCCGCGCGCGCCGGCGGCGGCCGCGCCAGGGTTGGCGGGCTTACCGGCGGCCACGTCGATGGCGTTCTGAATCACGATCTTGTTCTTGGGCCAGATCACGAACCAGACATTGGCCCACATGATGGTGCCGAGAAGGCCGCCC from Candidatus Methylomirabilota bacterium encodes:
- a CDS encoding urate hydroxylase PuuD, producing MSLLSESGWLFLLRWIHFLSGITWIGLLYYFNFVQVPFFAETEAPVRSGAQQKLLPRALWWFRWAAMFTFLSGWIYFLHYWLGKRGLPDPQTWVILVGGLLGTIMWANVWFVIWPKNKIVIQNAIDVAAGKPANPGAAAAGARGGLASRTNVAFSIPMLFFMGSASHLPLPMPSSGAIFWALTLIVMALVEINALTGTPGKGAAKPLATVKGTLWFGFILSVVFYLLFVVLGK